One segment of Pyrococcus sp. ST04 DNA contains the following:
- a CDS encoding ATP-binding protein: MKTTPRTGSGSTLNEKEKVQKRHLIFDQRPRKDKESLFGRSEELNKLINALHAKSWVAVLGPRMAGKTSLAWAGANAFAEEMKYNVIFVDLRNAETSRQATEKILSRLPKSILDALSKYIAEVSFSARDVSASVKLRENAAAKNALEDALFALKDTILILDEVQNVKQGVNNFLKALATAFNENDSLLVIFTGSYAGVVKKLFEATHKDSLYGRPPIEILLSPWPEWVAAEFLRKGFEQCDVNVTQREIQETIWRLGTLPGWLNLYGLRRCLRTSHEESLQRVFEKAVNEALKELEHFLEGRSPKAREVIKRLVYGATWGELEKTGIPKDTLSRLLDALTKELFIVVKDEIGVYKFSDPIYRYAAERLPILIVTTTPS; encoded by the coding sequence ATAAAGACTACCCCCCGAACTGGTTCGGGGAGTACCCTTAATGAGAAGGAGAAAGTCCAGAAGAGGCATCTCATTTTTGATCAGAGGCCAAGAAAAGATAAAGAAAGCTTATTTGGACGTTCTGAGGAGTTAAATAAGCTAATAAACGCTCTTCATGCTAAAAGCTGGGTGGCAGTTCTTGGGCCAAGAATGGCGGGAAAGACCAGCTTAGCATGGGCAGGTGCCAATGCTTTTGCAGAAGAAATGAAGTATAATGTAATCTTTGTTGACTTACGGAATGCTGAAACTTCTCGGCAAGCCACAGAGAAGATACTCAGCAGATTACCAAAGTCAATTCTTGATGCACTATCAAAATACATTGCAGAAGTCTCTTTTTCTGCCAGAGACGTTAGTGCTAGTGTAAAACTTAGAGAAAATGCAGCTGCTAAAAACGCTTTGGAAGATGCTCTTTTTGCCCTAAAGGACACAATACTAATTCTTGATGAAGTTCAAAACGTGAAACAAGGCGTGAACAACTTCCTAAAAGCCCTAGCCACGGCATTTAATGAAAATGATTCCCTATTGGTGATATTTACAGGTTCCTATGCTGGTGTTGTTAAAAAGCTGTTCGAAGCCACTCACAAAGACAGTCTTTACGGAAGGCCACCAATTGAGATACTTCTCTCACCCTGGCCCGAATGGGTAGCAGCGGAATTCCTAAGGAAAGGGTTTGAGCAGTGTGATGTTAATGTCACTCAGAGGGAAATTCAGGAGACAATTTGGAGGCTTGGAACTCTGCCTGGCTGGTTGAACCTCTATGGACTCAGACGTTGCCTCAGGACAAGTCATGAAGAGTCCTTGCAAAGGGTATTTGAGAAGGCTGTGAACGAGGCTTTAAAGGAGTTGGAGCACTTCTTAGAAGGGAGAAGCCCCAAAGCCCGAGAAGTTATTAAGAGACTGGTTTACGGCGCTACATGGGGAGAATTAGAAAAGACAGGAATTCCAAAAGACACCCTTAGCAGACTCCTAGATGCCTTGACTAAAGAGTTATTCATCGTAGTTAAGGATGAGATTGGAGTTTATAAATTCTCAGATCCAATTTATAGATATGCCGCAGAGAGATTACCAATTCTTATTGTAACAACTACTCCGAGTTGA
- a CDS encoding type I restriction endonuclease — MREKIPVERTIKKVLDIAHSRTSLYHSNEEATKQHLILPILSALGWDIFNPEDVIPEVSTEDGGRVDYALYINGDCVAYVEAKSLGVNVISDYNALNQLGKYCFSDGVQLGILTNGIQWVVINAFEPKKKLRDRLLIIIDLERLPLEEGIKRLSWLSKERILSVTNLQERLVEIPLEKGPKQKEDNTGSTLPINEPPGRIKTLEVIGIPVSTLNAPTIDELLYVDLKGKRPLSVYVKLDETWWKLEIVGGKRWGRSPRLTWSTLLPAVVVFLLQKGIDISNLRIPAKIDRLEKLLPKDAGVIEIGNGFGVIMPGDGNSTVQFLKEIKQRTGIDVAIEVYSSKR, encoded by the coding sequence ATGCGTGAAAAAATCCCAGTAGAGAGGACAATTAAAAAGGTTCTGGATATAGCACATTCTCGGACTAGTCTTTATCATTCTAATGAAGAAGCCACAAAACAACACCTTATACTTCCAATTTTAAGTGCATTGGGGTGGGATATCTTCAACCCCGAAGACGTGATTCCAGAGGTGAGTACTGAAGATGGAGGTAGAGTTGATTATGCTCTCTATATCAATGGTGATTGTGTAGCATATGTTGAAGCCAAAAGTCTAGGCGTAAATGTAATATCAGACTACAATGCACTTAACCAACTTGGGAAATACTGCTTCAGCGATGGTGTCCAGCTTGGAATACTCACCAATGGCATCCAGTGGGTTGTGATTAATGCATTCGAGCCAAAGAAGAAGTTAAGAGACAGACTTCTCATTATCATAGACCTAGAACGCCTTCCTTTAGAAGAAGGTATCAAAAGACTGTCGTGGTTATCCAAGGAGAGAATCCTAAGCGTAACCAATCTCCAAGAGAGACTTGTTGAAATTCCTCTAGAGAAAGGTCCTAAACAGAAAGAAGATAACACAGGCTCAACACTACCAATAAATGAGCCCCCAGGGAGAATAAAAACTCTAGAGGTTATTGGGATACCAGTAAGTACACTTAATGCTCCAACAATCGATGAGCTTCTTTATGTGGACTTGAAAGGTAAGCGTCCATTAAGTGTGTATGTGAAACTCGACGAAACGTGGTGGAAGCTCGAGATTGTTGGTGGAAAAAGATGGGGAAGATCTCCAAGGCTCACTTGGAGCACCTTATTACCAGCTGTAGTTGTATTTCTCCTGCAGAAGGGAATTGACATTAGTAACTTGCGTATTCCCGCTAAGATTGACCGTTTGGAGAAGCTTCTTCCTAAAGATGCTGGAGTTATTGAAATAGGGAATGGCTTTGGTGTAATAATGCCTGGTGATGGAAATTCCACTGTGCAATTTCTCAAGGAAATCAAACAGCGAACAGGAATTGACGTGGCCATAGAAGTGTACTCCTCCAAGAGATAA
- a CDS encoding transcription initiation factor IIB codes for MHFEEVVGRCPYCGSSKLIYDYERGEIFCAVCGSVVTQDIIDLGQEWRAFDVSQRNKRSRTGAPESILIHDKGLSTNIGSDKNVSGLMREKMYRLRKWQSRLRVGDATDRNLAFALTELDRITSQLKLPRYVKEEAARLYREAVRKGLIRGRSIESVIAACVYAACRLLKIPRTLDEIADIARVDKKEIGRSFRFIARNLNLTPKKLFVKPTDYVTKFADELGLSEKTRRRAVEILEMAYKLGITSGKSPAGLVAAALYIASLLEGEKRTQREVAEVARVTEVTVRNRYKELVEKLGLKIMI; via the coding sequence TTGCATTTTGAGGAAGTTGTTGGTAGGTGTCCATATTGCGGTTCTTCCAAGCTGATTTATGACTATGAACGTGGTGAGATCTTCTGCGCAGTTTGTGGAAGCGTTGTAACACAGGACATTATTGATCTTGGCCAGGAGTGGCGTGCTTTTGATGTTTCTCAGAGGAATAAGCGTTCTAGAACTGGTGCTCCTGAAAGCATTCTTATCCACGATAAGGGTCTCTCCACGAACATTGGGAGTGATAAGAATGTTAGTGGCTTAATGAGAGAGAAGATGTATCGCTTAAGGAAGTGGCAGTCCCGGTTGAGAGTTGGCGATGCTACCGACCGTAACCTTGCCTTCGCCCTTACCGAGCTTGACAGGATTACTTCACAGCTTAAGCTTCCAAGATACGTTAAAGAAGAAGCCGCTCGTCTCTATAGGGAGGCGGTGAGAAAGGGTTTGATTAGAGGACGTTCGATTGAGAGCGTTATCGCTGCTTGTGTCTATGCTGCCTGTAGACTTTTAAAAATACCTAGAACTCTTGACGAGATTGCTGACATTGCAAGGGTTGACAAGAAAGAGATTGGAAGGAGCTTTAGGTTTATTGCAAGGAATCTTAACTTGACTCCAAAGAAGCTCTTTGTCAAGCCAACGGATTATGTCACCAAGTTTGCTGACGAGCTTGGCTTAAGCGAGAAAACTAGGAGAAGGGCTGTTGAAATTCTCGAAATGGCTTACAAGTTAGGCATTACAAGTGGTAAGAGCCCTGCTGGGCTTGTTGCTGCCGCATTGTACATTGCTTCCCTTCTTGAGGGTGAGAAGAGAACGCAGAGAGAAGTTGCAGAAGTTGCGAGGGTTACTGAAGTGACCGTCAGAAACAGGTACAAGGAATTAGTGGAAAAGCTTGGCCTAAAGATAATGATCTGA